A window of Cryptomeria japonica chromosome 3, Sugi_1.0, whole genome shotgun sequence contains these coding sequences:
- the LOC131075660 gene encoding aldehyde dehydrogenase family 2 member C4-like, which translates to MAAHGANQTHKGYPVTVKYTQLFINGEFVDAISGKTFETYDPRTGDVIARVAEAGKEDVDLAVKAARNAFDNGPWPRMSGYERGRIMSKYADLVEQNMEELAALETLNNGKPVAIARLVDLPTCSKVLRYYSGAADKIHGQTLKMAGPYQGYTLHEPIGVVGLIVPWNFPLVMFFNKISPALASGCTLVLKTAEQTPLTALYCANLAREAGIPPGVLNVLSGFGDPAGAAISHHMDIDKVSFTGSTETGRKIMEAAAKSNLKRVTLELGGKSPLIIMNDADVEEAVNLAHQAIYFNMGQACIAASRIYVQEGIYDEFVKKVVERAKKQVIGDPFTDGVHQGPQINKTQFDRILQYIEYGKQEGATLLTGGNRIGDKGFYIEPTIFSHVKEDMKIGKEEIFGPVMSIFTFKSIEEAIELGNKTTYGLAGGIVTKNIDVANRLSRSIRAGIVWINCYAVFDGDAPFGGYKMSGIGRENGLYDLSNYLQVKCVITPLHHSPWL; encoded by the exons ATGGCAGCTCATGGGGCCAACCAAACTCACAAGGGATACCCAGTAACTGTGAAATACACACAACTCTTCATCAATGGGGAATTTGTGGATGCAATTTCAG GAAAGACATTTGAAACTTATGATCCACGAACTGGAGATGTGATAGCAAGAGTAGCAGAGGCCGGAAAAGAAGATGTGGATTTGGCTGTCAAAGCTGCTCGGAATGCTTTTGACAATGGCCCCTGGCCTCGCATGAGTGGTTAT GAAAGAGGCAGAATAATGAGTAAGTATGCAGATTTGGTAGAGCAAAATATGGAGGAGCTTGCAGCTCTAGAAACCTTAAATAATGGAAAACCAGTGGCAATAGCTCGCCTAGTGGACCTACCTACATGTTCCAAGGTTCTCAGATACTATTCTG GAGCGGCAGATAAGATTCATGGGCAGACCTTAAAAATGGCAGGGCCATATCAGGGATATACATTGCATGAGCCCATTGGAGTAGTGGGCCTGATTGTTCCTTGGAACTTTCCATTGGTAATGTTTTTCAATAAAATTAGTCCTGCTTTAGCTTCTGGGTGCACCTTGGTTTTAAAGACTGCTGAACAAACTCCTTTAACTGCACTTTATTGTGCAAATCTGGCCAGAGAG GCAGGAATCCCACCGGGTGTTCTTAATGTTCTCTCTGGATTTGGAGATCCTGCGGGCGCTGCAATAAGCCATCATATGGATATAGACAAG GTTTCATTTACAGGGTCTACTGAAACAGGACGTAAAATTATGGAAGCAGCTGCTAAAAGTAACCTAAAGCGTGTTACACTTGAACTCGGTGGAAAGTCTCCTCTGATTATTATGAACGATGCTGATGTTGAAGAGGCTGTTAATCTTGCACACCAGGCTATATATTTCAACATG GGACAAGCATGCATTGCGGCATCCAGGATTTATGTTCAAGAAGGCATTTATGATGAATTTGTGAAAAAGGTTGTGGAACGAGCTAAGAAGCAGGTGATTGGTGACCCTTTTACAGATGGAGTTCACCAGGGTCCCCAG ATTAACAAAACCCAGTTTGATAGAATATTGCAATACATCGAGTATGGAAAGCAAGAGGGAGCCACACTACTTACTGGAGGAAATCGGATAGGTGACAAGGGTTTTTACATTGAACCTACCATCTTCTCTCATGTCAAG GAGGATATGAAGATTGGAAAAGAGGAAATATTTGGTCCAGTTATGTCTATCTTTACGTTCAA AAGTATTGAAGAAGCTATAGAGCTGGGGAACAAGACGACGTATGGTTTAGCAGGTGGAATTGTTACAAAGAACATCGATGTTGCTAACAGGCTCTCAAGATCTATTCGTGCTGGTATAGTTTGGATAAATTGTTATGCTGTCTTTGACGGTGACGCTCCCTTTGGAGGGTATAAGATGAGTGGCATTGGGAGAGAGAATGGGTTATATGACCTCTCCAATTACTTGCAAGTCAAGTGTGTCATCACTCCTCTCCATCACTCTCCTTGGCTCTAA